One Nitrospirota bacterium genomic window carries:
- a CDS encoding YkgJ family cysteine cluster protein: protein MEIITPGTEQTECKRCGDCCTKGSPTLHVIDQVLLMEGTLNYKDIYTIRSGELVYNNVDDEFITIDEELIKIKEKPDSRECIFFNIDDVSCRIYEKRPAQCQAFECWNTEKFLSVFAEEKMTRETLLQSNPALMDIVETHEMKCSYSVLNNLFEEIRSGKDVVNEVFDILSYDMTIRHMLSDKMGVPNDYMNLLLGRPLNETIIMYGYKVETEEGGFFTLVNI, encoded by the coding sequence ATGGAAATAATAACCCCAGGCACTGAACAAACCGAATGCAAAAGATGCGGCGACTGCTGCACAAAGGGCTCTCCCACGCTGCATGTTATTGATCAGGTGCTCTTAATGGAAGGAACTCTCAACTACAAAGACATCTACACTATCAGAAGCGGTGAGCTTGTCTATAATAATGTTGACGACGAGTTTATCACTATTGATGAGGAGCTGATTAAAATAAAAGAAAAACCGGACAGCAGAGAATGTATTTTTTTTAACATAGATGATGTCTCCTGCCGGATTTACGAAAAACGCCCTGCTCAGTGCCAGGCGTTTGAGTGTTGGAATACAGAGAAATTTCTCAGCGTGTTTGCTGAGGAAAAGATGACCCGTGAAACGCTTTTACAATCTAACCCTGCTCTCATGGATATTGTTGAAACACACGAAATGAAATGTTCCTACAGCGTACTAAACAACCTTTTTGAAGAGATTCGCTCAGGAAAGGACGTTGTTAATGAAGTGTTTGACATCCTAAGTTACGATATGACAATTCGCCATATGCTTTCCGATAAGATGGGTGTGCCCAATGACTACATGAACCTTCTTTTGGGTCGTCCCCTGAACGAAACCATAATTATGTACGGCTATAAAGTTGAAACTGAAGAAGGGGGGTTCTTTACTCTGGTTAATATCTGA